The segment TCTTCCAGATCACCCACGACCACACCCTGGTGCAGTCCATGGTCGACGACGGCCGCCTCACCCCCGAGGAGGCCGCCTCCCACCCCCAGCGCTCGCTCCTGCTCAAGTCCCTGACCTTCCCCTCGGGGGTCGCCCCGGACCTGCGCCTGCACGACGCCCGGCCCGGCGACCGCTACCTGCTCTGCTCCGACGGCCTCTCGGCGGTCGTGCCCGGCCCCGAGGTGCAGCGCGTCATCTCGGCCACCGCCGACCCCGAGCAGGCCGTCCGCGAGCTGGTCGCCCTGGCCAACGCGGCCGGCGGGCCCGACAACGTCGCGTGCGTGGTGGCCGACGTGGTGGCGCAGGGCTGATCGGCGGGCCGGGTCAGCCCAGACTGCGGCTCCAGGTCTCGTACACCTCGGAGTTGTCGGCCCGCGTCCAGCCCCAGGCCCCGTACGCCGCCAGAGCCGCGGCATTCGTACGCTCGACGCGCACCGTGGCGAGCCCCGCGTCGTGGCGGGTGAGCAGTTGCTGCAGCAGCCGGGTGGCGACCCCGCGGCGGCGGTGGGAGGGCAGCACCATCATCTCGACCACGGTGAAGACCTGGCCGGCGGCCGCGAACTCCTCGTGCCCCGGCCAGGAATCGCCGGCGCTGCCCTCGCGGTAGCCGCAGGCGCAGCCGACCAGCGCGCCCGCCTCGCTGGCGATCATCATGTCGAAGCCCGGGTGCTGGACGTAGTCGGCGAAGCGCCGCAGGAAGTCGCGCCGGTCCAGGTACTCCCCGCCGGGCCCGTCGTCGTAGGCCGCCACAAACATGTCCGCGAAAGCCTCGCGCTGCCCTTCGGCCTGCCATCTGCTGAGCCGCCGCAGGAAAACCGTCTCCGCCATACGTCTCCTCCCGGCTGCCAGCACCACCGCGGGCCACTGTCATCGTGACACCACGGGACGGCCCGGGAAATAGCGCCGTCAAGGCCCCGTCCTGCGATCCGGGCGGGCCCGTTACGCCGGGTGGGGTACGGTGTGGCAGGCGGATCCCATTCGGCTGCGGTGAATCTCCCACTCCGATGAGATGTGTGCTAGTTTGGTTTCAGTTGCAGTTTTGGTACCCATGAACTCTGTGTGCGCCTGACGGGATGTGACCCTCGGGCGCATTTTCGTTTTTACGGCTTTACCGGATGGGGACAACGCGGCGACGCGGGAATGCGCGAGGTGCGTGCTCCCGGCAATGCCCCTATCAGAGGAGAATAAAATGGCTACTGGCACCGTGAAGTGGTTCAACGCGGAAAAGGGCTTCGGCTTCATCGAGCAGGACGGCGGCGGCGCCGACGTCTTCGCCCACTACTCCAACATCGCCACTTCCGGCTTCCGTGAGCTGCAGGAAGGCCAGAAGGTCTCCTTCGACGTCACGCAGGGCCAGAAGGGCCCGCAGGCCGAGAACATCATCCCGGTCTGATCGGGACGAATAGCGTCACCTGAAGCCGGGGCTCACACCGCGAGGTGCGGGCCCCGGCTTTTCTCCTATACGTATACCGGCGTTCATCTGCCCACTCCGGCAGCTCGAACTTCTGCGGGCGCCGACCCGTACAGCGGCGCTTGCACCGCCCCTTGTCCGACCCCTATCCGGGTCGGAGGTAATTCCGATAATCCACCCCGGTGAATCCGCTCGTGTGATAGACCGGTGATTCGCGCACTTAGGTCCGGTTCCCGCCCCGGCATACGGAATCCCCTCGCGCGCCCCGACCCGCGCGGCTATGTGCGGCCGGGTCCGGCCGCGCTGCCTGCGCGGCTACCTTCACCCGCCGTTCCATGAGAGTCTGGCGACACCGGCAGTCCCCGCCTACCCCTTGCTGAGGCATGATGCGCGTCACCATCGCTCGCCGACACTTCTACATCCACGCGATCGAGGTGGAGCAGGCGATGAGCGGTGTCTCCCCCGAGCCCGTTTCCGGCGCGTCGGTCAAGATCGGTGGCATCACGTACCCGCTCATGCAGGTGGGTGCCGTCGTGACCCGCCAGGACCGGCGCGACTTCAGCGCGGGCGAGGTCATGCGGGCGATGCGGGCGCTGGGTTTCACCGTGGAGAACAGCGGCTCCTGAGCCGCCTGAACGCCTGAGCCGTCCGGGCTGTCGGTGGCGCGCGGCATGATGGGGCGATGCTGCCGCCTTCCGCCCTGCGGCCCGCGACCGAGTCGATGACCCTGCTCGTCGCCGCCGTGATCGTCCACGACCGCCAGAACGGTCGGGTCCTGCTCCTGCGGCGCGGCCCCGGCGCCAAGTTCGCCCAGGGCCTGTGGGATCTGCCCACCGGCAAGGCCGATCCCGGTGAGCCGGTCACCGCCACCGCCGTACGCGAACTGCGCGAGGAGACCGGCCTCGTCGTCGACCCGGCCGCCCTGCGCCTCGCCCACCTCATCCACGGCGCCTGGGGCGTCGAATCCCCCAACGGCTTCCTCACCGTCGTCTTCGCCACCGACCAATGGTCAGGCGAGCCCCGCAACGCCGAGCCGGCCAAGCACTCACAGGTGCGGTGGACCGACATCGCCGCGATCCCCGCCGAGTTCGTCCCGAGCACCCACGCCGCCCTGCACAGCTACCTCGCCGGCGACGCTGCGGTCTCCCTGCACGGCTGGGACGCCTGACCCCGCCGCATCCGACCCCGCGGGCGGGGGAAGACTGCCGTTCATGACTACCCTCCTGCTCATTGCGATGCTCATCGTCCTTTCCCATGTACTGACGGTCTCCGCCATGGAAACCCGGTTCAAGCGCCTGGAGCGCAAACTCGACAGGGCCCTCAGGAAGCTCGGCGCCCTGGAGCCACCGCCGGCCGAGCTTGAGGCCGTCTACGTGCATCTGCGCCGTGGCAAGAAGATCCAGGCCATCAAGGCCTACCGGGAGCTGACCGGCGCGGACCTGAAAGAAGCGAAGGCCGCGGTCGACCGGATGGCCGACTGAACGGCTCGCTCAACGGCTCACTGAACAGCTCGCGCCAGCGGTCCGTATCCATCATCGTCCGAGATCGCCGAGAGACCGACGAGACCGTGAGGACCAGCCGATGAACAGCCAGAGCAACCTCTCTTCCCTGCAGGCCCTTCCCGACGGCGAGGCCGAGCTCCAACTGGTCGTCCACCTGCGGTGGGAGGACCTGGCTGCTCTCGGCCGCGAGGCCAGCCGGCTGGCCGTACGGCTCCAGCGGCCCGTCGGCCTCGACGAAGCCGCGACCCAGCACCTCCGCAGCCGCCTCGCCGCTCCGGCCGCCCCCGCCCCGGAACCCGCCCCTCAGGCGGCACCGGCCGCGCCTATCGCCATCACGGCCGGTGCCGGGCTTGGTGCCACCGGCAGCGGCGAGCAGACCGCCCGCCACCGCGTGCAGCAGGTCCCGCAGGTGCAGCAGCCCCAGCCCGCACCCGCAGGCGTGTCGGCCACCATGACCACCACCACTACCCCCGCTGCCACCACACCTACGGTCTCCTCGCTCGCGGGCCGCACGCTCCCGCCGGAGCCGACTCTCCCGGGAAGCGCCGCCTGAGACCGGCCCACAGGCCGGTCACGGAGGTGAGTTCGATCCGGCTGGCGGCCTTGGAGTCGCGGAGCCGGCCGTTGCGCTGGACCGCTTCGCGCAGCGGGCAATGCCCCGGCCCCCGCCCCCGCCCCCGGTCGCTGGGATGACGCGGAATGATCTCCGCGATCGGCCTGTTGCCCCGTCATGACCGATGATCCGGATGAGCTGCCCACCCCTCAGGCAGTGGTTCCCCAAGTCGCCGAAATGCGGCTGGTGGTGACCGCCGAGGACTACAACGCGGCCCTCGCGTTCTACCGCGACACACTGGGCCTACCGGAGCGCGCCGCCTTCAGCTCGGACGGTGGGCGCGTCACCATCCTCGAAGCCGGCCGCGCCACCCTGGAGATCGCCGACCCGCCGCACGCCGCCTACATCGACCAGGTCGAGGTGGGCCACCGCGCCGCAGGCCACATCCGCGTCGCCTTCCAGGTCCCTGACGCAGCGGCAGCCACCCGCCGAGCCGAACTGGCAGGCGCGACCGTGGTCAAGGAGCCGGTGGTGACACCCTGGAATTCCCTCAACGCCCGGCTTGAAGGCCCGGCCGGTCTGCAGCTGACCCTGTTCGAAGAGCTGGGCTGAAGCTACGGCTCACAGCGTCCGCAGGCCTGCCGGTATGTGCCCGCTGTCGTTCCAGGACAGCAGCGCCGGCAGCCGTCCCGGGGTGTACCGGATGACCGTCAGTGCCGCGTTGCCGTGATTGAGACCCAGCCAGCGCCATTTGGGGGCGTCCAGCGCGGCCCGCACCAGCCAGCCGACGAGGAAGTTGTGCGTCACGACCAGCTCGTGGCGCTCTTCTCCGGCCGGACCTTCGGCCGGGCCGGTGAACCGCTCCAGCGCCTGAGCCGCCAGCGCGGCGCCCTCCTCCCGGTCCTCCTCCGTGACCCAGTCCAGGAAGCGCAGCAGATATCCGGCCGTCTCCTCGGGCAGTTCGTCCTTGTCCGGCATGTACGGGACGTAGTCCCCGGCCACCTCGGACCGGCGCAGCGGCGCGCCGTCCAGCTGCCCGGCTATCAGCGACGCGGTCTGGGAGGCCCGTGCCAGCGGCCCGTGGTGGACAACGGATATCGGCACCTCCCGAAGCCGCTCGCCGAGCAGCACGGCCTGCCGGCGGCCGGTCTCCGTGAGCCCGCTCTCGTCCGGCAGCGCCTGTCCGTGCCGCGCGAGATACAGATAGCGAGTCGCACCTTCTGTCACGGTCATTTCCACTTCCCCCGGTTCCCCCTGCTTTCCCCTTCAATTCTTTAGACGTAGATCCAAACGGATTCGGTTGCCCGTCATGGGAGGATTCACCCCCGATGACCAGCCGAGGGGCGAGCGCCGATGCGTGACCGGACGATCAAGGACTTCCTGGAAGAGCTGGCCGCCCGGGTGCCGGCCCCGGGCGGAGGCGCCGCCGCCGCTCTGCACGCGGCGCAGGGCGCGGCGCTGGTGGGCATGGTCGCCCGCTACAGCACGGGCGAGAAGTACGCGAAGCACCAGGAGACGGTCGAGCGGATCATCGCCGAGAGCGATGAACTGCGCGCCGCCGCCCTCCGATTGGCCGAGGACGACGCGGCCGCCTTCACCGCTGTCGCGGACGCTTACAAGCTGCCCAGGGCCACCGACGAGGAGAAAGCGGCCCGCTCGGCCGCCATCGCCGTCTCGCTGATCGGCGCGGGGCGCCCGCCCGCCGCCGTGATCGCGCTCGCCGAGCGGGTAGTGGTGCTGGCGGCCGAGCTGCTGCCGGTCGGCAACCCCAACGTCATCTCGGACGTGGCCGCCGCCAGCGAAGCGGCCCGCGCCGCCGCGACGACCGCCCGCGTGAACGTCGAGATCAACCTCAGCGGCATCAGAGATGAGCAGGCCCGCGCCGAACTGGGCGCCGCGGCGGGCGCGGTGGACGACATCGCCGCCCTCGCGGGGCACGTCACCGAGGCCGTACGCAAGCAGATCGCCAAATGAGCGCGGCAGACGCCGCCGCCGTTCTCTCCGGCAAGGAGCTCGCCGCCTCGATCCGTACGGAAACGGCCTCGCGCGCCGCCGCGCTGACGGCGGCGGGCAGGCCGCCGAAGCTGGCGGTCGTCGTCGCCACGGCGGACGAGTCCAGCGCCTGGTACGTCCGCTCCATCGCGCGGGCGGCGGAGAAGGCGGGCATCGGGTGCGACATCGTCGATCTCGGCGCCGGCGCGAGCGCGGAGGCGATCCGCGCCCGGCTCGCCGGGCTCAGCGACGACCGCGGCGTTCACGGGATCATCCTGCAGACCCCGCTCCCGGACGGGGCGGCGCTGGAGGACCTGGCGTCGGCCATCTCCTTCGAGAAGGACATCGACGGCGCGAATCCGCTCAGCCTCGGGCGGCTGGTGGCCGGGCTGCCGGCCTACGCGCCCGCCACCGCCGGAGCCGTCGTGGCGCTGCTTGACCACCACAAGGTCGAGCTGACCGGCCGTCATGTCGCGGTCGTCGGCCGCTCCACCGTGGTCGGCAAGCCCGCCGCACACCTGCTCCTCGACCGGAATGCCACGGTCACGGTCTGCCACTCCCGCACGGCCGACCTGGCCGCTGTCACCTCGGCTGCCGATGTCGTGGTCGCGGCCGTCGGCCGCGCCGGACTGATCACCGCGGCCCATGTGCGCCCCGGCGCCGTCGTGATCGACGTCGGCACCAATCCGACGGAGGACGGCGGGCTGGTCGGCGACGTGGACGCGGCGTCGGTGTCCGCGCAGGCAGGCGCGCTGACGCCGGTGCCGGGCGGGGTCGGTCCAGTGACCACGGCGCTGCTGCTGCAGCACACCGTGCGGGCGGCGGCGAGCGCCGTGTGATCTCCGCCATGTCAGCACCGCTGTGTGATCCGTGTGAAGGCAGGGGCTGACGGGGCTGTTCGCGCTAAGGTTCGTATGGCAGTCTCATTTTCGTCGTCATCCTCACGACCCGAAGACACGACCGAAGAGAAGAACCTGTGGCGCCTCTGCCCATAACGCTCGCGGCCCGGCTGCTGCCGACCGCCGTACTCGCCATTGTCGGCTGGTCCATGTCGACCTCCGGCGGTTCCGGCGCGGACGCGCAGGGCCAGACGTCCGGTTCGCCCAACCCGTCGGTCAGTTCCTCCGCCTCCGGTTCGGCCTCGACATCCAACGCCTCGTACGCCAAGCCGCCCGCGGCCTGCACGTCGATCACCGCCGCCACGCTCAAGAAGCTGGTCCCCGGCGTCAAAACCGCCGGCAAGGAGCTCAAGCTCACCGATCCGACACACCGGACCGGCTGCTCGTGGAACGCGCTCAAGGGCTTCGACTACCGCTGGCTCGACGTGACCTTCGAGATAGCCTCCGCCGCCGAGGGGACCGCGACACCGCAGAGTGCCGCCCAGGTGGCGCACCAGACCTACGTCTCGCAGAAGCAGCCAACGGCCCTGTCCGGGATAGGCAACGAAGCCTCCTTCAGCACCTCGCTGACCAAGGACGACGGGCAGCAGACGCAGGAGGCGGTCCTGGTCGTGCGCCAGGGCAACGCGCTGGTCACCGTCACCTACAACGGCAGCGACTTCGAGACCAAGAAGGCCCCGAGCATCGACGAGGTGAGCAAGGGCGCGCAGTCGGCGGCCAAGGAAGCGCTCGCCGCGCTGGGCAAGGCCTCCACCGTCCTTTCCTGAGCCGCCTCCCGCCTGTGATGGCCGTTGCGGCCGCCGCTATGGCCGCTCCGCGGTGAGATACCGCTGCACGGTCGGTGCCAGCCAGGCGATCACCTCCTCCCGAGTCATCGCGACAGCGGGCGGGAAACACAGCACATAGCGCGCCAGCGCCATGCCCAGTATCTGCGAGGACGCCAGCGCCGCCCGCGTTCCCGCCTGGTCGGGGTCGGGGCACACGGCGGCCACGATCGGCCCCAGCTGCTCACGGAAGATCGTCTGCATGCGCTCGGCCGCGGCCGGGTTCGTCGCGCCGGCCCGCAGCAGCGCGGCGAAGGTCTCGTCCTGCTCCCACCGGTCGAGGAAGTGCGCGGTGAGCGCGGCCCCGACATGCGTCGTCGGTA is part of the Streptomyces sp. NBC_01262 genome and harbors:
- a CDS encoding GNAT family N-acetyltransferase, translating into MAETVFLRRLSRWQAEGQREAFADMFVAAYDDGPGGEYLDRRDFLRRFADYVQHPGFDMMIASEAGALVGCACGYREGSAGDSWPGHEEFAAAGQVFTVVEMMVLPSHRRRGVATRLLQQLLTRHDAGLATVRVERTNAAALAAYGAWGWTRADNSEVYETWSRSLG
- a CDS encoding cold-shock protein, which codes for MATGTVKWFNAEKGFGFIEQDGGGADVFAHYSNIATSGFRELQEGQKVSFDVTQGQKGPQAENIIPV
- a CDS encoding SCO5918 family protein, producing the protein MMRVTIARRHFYIHAIEVEQAMSGVSPEPVSGASVKIGGITYPLMQVGAVVTRQDRRDFSAGEVMRAMRALGFTVENSGS
- a CDS encoding NUDIX domain-containing protein: MLPPSALRPATESMTLLVAAVIVHDRQNGRVLLLRRGPGAKFAQGLWDLPTGKADPGEPVTATAVRELREETGLVVDPAALRLAHLIHGAWGVESPNGFLTVVFATDQWSGEPRNAEPAKHSQVRWTDIAAIPAEFVPSTHAALHSYLAGDAAVSLHGWDA
- a CDS encoding ribosomal protein L7/L12 codes for the protein MTTLLLIAMLIVLSHVLTVSAMETRFKRLERKLDRALRKLGALEPPPAELEAVYVHLRRGKKIQAIKAYRELTGADLKEAKAAVDRMAD
- a CDS encoding VOC family protein; translated protein: MTDDPDELPTPQAVVPQVAEMRLVVTAEDYNAALAFYRDTLGLPERAAFSSDGGRVTILEAGRATLEIADPPHAAYIDQVEVGHRAAGHIRVAFQVPDAAAATRRAELAGATVVKEPVVTPWNSLNARLEGPAGLQLTLFEELG
- a CDS encoding histidine phosphatase family protein yields the protein MTEGATRYLYLARHGQALPDESGLTETGRRQAVLLGERLREVPISVVHHGPLARASQTASLIAGQLDGAPLRRSEVAGDYVPYMPDKDELPEETAGYLLRFLDWVTEEDREEGAALAAQALERFTGPAEGPAGEERHELVVTHNFLVGWLVRAALDAPKWRWLGLNHGNAALTVIRYTPGRLPALLSWNDSGHIPAGLRTL
- a CDS encoding cyclodeaminase/cyclohydrolase family protein, with the translated sequence MRDRTIKDFLEELAARVPAPGGGAAAALHAAQGAALVGMVARYSTGEKYAKHQETVERIIAESDELRAAALRLAEDDAAAFTAVADAYKLPRATDEEKAARSAAIAVSLIGAGRPPAAVIALAERVVVLAAELLPVGNPNVISDVAAASEAARAAATTARVNVEINLSGIRDEQARAELGAAAGAVDDIAALAGHVTEAVRKQIAK
- a CDS encoding bifunctional 5,10-methylenetetrahydrofolate dehydrogenase/5,10-methenyltetrahydrofolate cyclohydrolase; this encodes MSAADAAAVLSGKELAASIRTETASRAAALTAAGRPPKLAVVVATADESSAWYVRSIARAAEKAGIGCDIVDLGAGASAEAIRARLAGLSDDRGVHGIILQTPLPDGAALEDLASAISFEKDIDGANPLSLGRLVAGLPAYAPATAGAVVALLDHHKVELTGRHVAVVGRSTVVGKPAAHLLLDRNATVTVCHSRTADLAAVTSAADVVVAAVGRAGLITAAHVRPGAVVIDVGTNPTEDGGLVGDVDAASVSAQAGALTPVPGGVGPVTTALLLQHTVRAAASAV
- a CDS encoding TetR/AcrR family transcriptional regulator, translated to MAPTQPSDSRPRRSDSTRAAILDAARERFAADGYERATIRAIAKEAGIDPSMVMRYYGNKEGLFAAASDFDLRLPDVSYIPTTHVGAALTAHFLDRWEQDETFAALLRAGATNPAAAERMQTIFREQLGPIVAAVCPDPDQAGTRAALASSQILGMALARYVLCFPPAVAMTREEVIAWLAPTVQRYLTAERP